One part of the Paracoccus sp. MBLB3053 genome encodes these proteins:
- the pyrC gene encoding dihydroorotase, with product MITSMTLRRPDDWHLHLRDGEMLAAVAAYSSHFGRAMIMPNLVPPVVTGAQAAAYRDRILAALPEKVTLRPLMTLYLTEDTDPSDLVAAHRDGIITAVKLYPAGATTNSASGVQDFDKVRPVLEAMAEAGIPLCTHGEVTDPAVDIFDREAVFIDRVLDPIRRATPGLRVVMEHITTSDGVDYVSSQSDMGATITTHHLVINRNHILVGGIRPHYYCLPVAKRESHRLALRRAATSGDTRFFLGTDSAPHPDRAKESACGCAGCFTAPNTMSILAKVFEEDGALDRLEGFTSLNGPAFYGLPANEDMIRLVKRETPATYPTHIPAGDETVTVFDPGFPLYWHVEDPA from the coding sequence ATGATCACTTCCATGACGCTCCGCCGCCCCGACGACTGGCACCTGCACCTTCGCGATGGTGAGATGCTTGCTGCAGTTGCAGCATATTCCAGCCATTTCGGCCGGGCCATGATCATGCCCAATCTGGTGCCCCCCGTCGTCACCGGGGCACAGGCTGCTGCCTATCGCGACCGCATTCTCGCCGCTCTGCCCGAGAAAGTGACGTTGCGTCCATTGATGACGCTCTACCTGACCGAAGACACTGATCCCTCCGATCTTGTGGCGGCGCATCGGGATGGAATCATCACCGCCGTCAAGCTCTATCCGGCAGGCGCGACGACGAACTCGGCTTCGGGCGTGCAGGACTTCGACAAGGTGCGGCCCGTTCTCGAGGCCATGGCCGAGGCCGGCATCCCGCTTTGCACCCATGGCGAGGTGACCGATCCGGCGGTCGACATCTTCGACCGCGAGGCCGTCTTCATCGACCGCGTGCTTGACCCGATCCGCCGCGCGACGCCGGGCCTGCGCGTGGTGATGGAACATATCACCACCTCGGACGGCGTCGATTACGTCAGCAGCCAGAGCGATATGGGCGCGACCATCACCACCCATCACCTGGTGATCAACCGCAACCACATCCTGGTCGGCGGCATCCGCCCGCATTACTACTGCCTGCCGGTCGCCAAGCGCGAAAGCCATCGCCTCGCGCTGCGCCGCGCCGCGACCTCGGGGGACACGCGCTTCTTCCTCGGCACTGATTCGGCGCCGCATCCGGACCGCGCCAAGGAATCGGCCTGCGGCTGCGCCGGCTGCTTCACCGCCCCGAACACCATGTCGATCCTTGCCAAGGTCTTCGAAGAGGATGGCGCGCTCGACAGACTGGAAGGCTTCACCTCGCTCAACGGCCCGGCCTTCTACGGGCTGCCCGCGAACGAGGACATGATCCGCCTCGTCAAGCGCGAGACCCCGGCCACCTATCCGACCCATATCCCCGCCGGGGACGAGACCGTCACCGTCTTCGATCCCGGCTTCCCGCTCTACTGGCATGTCGAGGACCCCGCATGA
- a CDS encoding flagellar motor switch protein FliG → MEIAAIRQPGLTARQKAAIIVRLILAEGEDLDLSRLSPEMQADLAQEMAQMGLIDRETRNAVIVEFCEKLEKVGLSFPGNIDGTLDLLDGYLSADTSDRLRRMAALHGSGDPWFRISGLASDLLAELARTESIEIAAVMFSKLPVPRAAEVFSQIDPERARQIAYAMSLTGTVEAPALNRIGHALIQAADAIPRTAIEANAVEKVGAILNYSPALTRDTVLAGLENDDADFAEEVRKTLFTWASIPSRIDVRDIARILREVDGTTLVKALAGSKGKDVATVDFLLGGVSSRLAESIRDEMQAVGKIPAKAAEEAMGEVVAAIRRMETEGDLFLIALDPDDPPAP, encoded by the coding sequence ATGGAAATCGCGGCGATCCGGCAACCGGGGCTGACTGCCCGTCAGAAAGCCGCCATCATTGTCCGGCTGATCCTGGCCGAGGGCGAGGATCTGGATCTTTCGCGACTCTCTCCCGAAATGCAGGCCGATCTCGCGCAGGAAATGGCGCAAATGGGGCTGATCGACCGGGAAACCCGCAATGCGGTCATCGTCGAATTCTGCGAAAAACTGGAAAAGGTGGGTCTCAGCTTTCCGGGAAATATCGACGGAACGCTTGATCTACTTGACGGATACCTCTCAGCCGACACGTCGGATCGGCTGCGCCGCATGGCGGCCCTGCATGGCAGCGGCGATCCGTGGTTCCGCATCAGCGGCCTCGCCAGCGACCTCCTGGCCGAGCTTGCGCGCACCGAGTCGATCGAGATCGCGGCGGTCATGTTTTCGAAACTGCCCGTTCCACGCGCCGCAGAGGTCTTCAGCCAGATCGACCCCGAACGCGCCAGGCAGATCGCCTATGCCATGTCCTTGACCGGCACAGTCGAAGCGCCTGCGCTGAACCGGATCGGCCACGCGCTGATCCAAGCGGCGGATGCCATCCCGCGTACGGCGATCGAGGCGAACGCGGTCGAAAAGGTGGGCGCGATCCTCAACTACTCGCCGGCTCTTACCCGCGACACCGTGCTGGCCGGTCTGGAAAATGACGATGCCGATTTCGCTGAGGAGGTCCGCAAGACGTTGTTCACCTGGGCCAGCATTCCCAGCCGCATCGACGTGCGCGATATCGCGCGCATCCTGCGAGAGGTGGACGGGACAACCCTCGTGAAGGCGCTTGCCGGATCGAAGGGCAAGGATGTCGCGACCGTAGACTTCCTGCTTGGAGGAGTTTCTTCGCGACTGGCCGAGTCGATCCGGGATGAGATGCAGGCCGTCGGCAAGATCCCCGCGAAGGCCGCCGAGGAAGCGATGGGCGAGGTCGTGGCGGCGATCCGCCGCATGGAGACCGAGGGTGACCTGTTCCTGATCGCGCTCGACCCGGACGACCCCCCAGCGCCGTGA
- a CDS encoding phospholipase D family protein — protein sequence MNLSKSGAAICMALFLAACGPGPDLRDVPKPVTTAPTDTSATFLGRKVEAFAPPQDGRSGIRLVTSGPEALAFRQILSERAERSIDAQYYIMHNDVTGHIFAGELLKAADRGVRVRLLLDDMYTAEYDDMMVALSRHPNISIRLFNPFRRDLWRPIDSLFEFGRINRRMHNKSMTFDNQVTLVGGRNIADEYFSADEDSNYDDLDLLATGPVVGEVSGIFDTYWNSPYAIPAETVIGQRKDTPSYAEARARLLALYDAAGDTAYGTAVGRDVRRQISDGNLNLSWVPARAIADNPDKAAGASREILAAEILPLLTSARREVVIESAYFMPGPRGTELLASLARRGVHVVILTNSLDSNDVQMVHAHYARYRKTLLEAGVELWELRPDKERADRSMLQLGQSLSGLHSKAFSVDGRYLFIGSFNWDPRSVNINTEMGILVDSPKDARGAVRRLASNLPDTAYRLRLDAEGRIEWLEHQPGGGWIAYRQEPASSGWRRFVTGLYAWLPVAGQL from the coding sequence ATGAACTTGTCGAAATCTGGCGCGGCCATCTGCATGGCCCTGTTTCTCGCGGCATGCGGGCCGGGGCCGGACCTCCGCGATGTCCCGAAACCCGTGACCACGGCCCCGACCGACACGTCGGCGACCTTCCTTGGCCGCAAGGTCGAAGCCTTCGCGCCGCCGCAGGACGGGCGCTCCGGCATCCGGCTCGTCACCAGCGGCCCCGAGGCATTGGCCTTTCGGCAGATCCTCAGTGAACGGGCCGAACGCAGCATCGATGCGCAATATTACATCATGCATAATGACGTGACCGGCCACATCTTCGCGGGCGAGCTTCTCAAGGCAGCGGATCGCGGCGTCCGGGTGCGGCTCCTGCTCGATGACATGTACACTGCGGAATATGATGACATGATGGTCGCGCTCAGCCGCCATCCGAATATCAGCATCCGCCTGTTCAATCCGTTTCGCCGTGACCTCTGGCGTCCCATCGACAGCCTTTTCGAATTCGGGCGGATCAACCGGCGCATGCACAACAAGTCGATGACCTTCGACAACCAGGTCACGCTGGTGGGCGGGCGCAATATCGCCGACGAATATTTCTCGGCGGATGAAGACAGCAACTACGACGATCTCGACCTGCTCGCCACCGGGCCGGTCGTCGGCGAGGTATCGGGTATCTTCGACACCTATTGGAACAGCCCCTACGCCATCCCCGCCGAAACCGTCATCGGCCAGCGCAAGGATACGCCAAGCTATGCCGAGGCCCGCGCCCGGCTGCTCGCGCTTTACGACGCGGCCGGTGACACCGCCTATGGCACTGCGGTCGGGCGGGACGTGCGCCGCCAGATCAGCGACGGAAACCTGAACCTGTCATGGGTGCCTGCCAGGGCCATTGCCGACAACCCCGACAAGGCCGCAGGCGCCAGCCGTGAAATCCTTGCCGCCGAGATCCTGCCCTTGCTGACCTCGGCCCGCCGCGAGGTCGTGATCGAATCCGCCTATTTCATGCCCGGTCCCCGCGGCACCGAGCTTCTGGCATCGCTCGCACGGCGGGGGGTGCATGTCGTGATCCTGACGAACTCGCTCGACTCGAACGACGTCCAGATGGTCCACGCGCATTACGCGCGCTACCGCAAGACCCTGCTCGAGGCCGGTGTCGAGCTTTGGGAACTGCGCCCCGACAAGGAACGCGCCGACCGCTCGATGCTGCAACTGGGGCAATCCCTGTCGGGCCTGCACAGCAAGGCGTTTTCCGTGGACGGGCGCTATCTTTTCATCGGCTCCTTCAACTGGGACCCGCGATCGGTCAACATCAACACCGAAATGGGCATCCTCGTCGATTCCCCGAAAGACGCCCGGGGCGCCGTCCGCCGGCTCGCATCGAACCTGCCCGACACCGCCTACCGGCTGCGCCTGGATGCAGAAGGCCGGATCGAATGGCTGGAACATCAGCCGGGCGGCGGCTGGATCGCCTACCGGCAGGAACCGGCAAGCTCGGGCTGGCGGCGCTTCGTGACCGGGCTATATGCCTGGCTGCCCGTGGCAGGGCAGCTTTAG
- a CDS encoding heme-dependent oxidative N-demethylase family protein, translating to MSEILQKHLGFAPWTDPRTRRLPGTVPVSEADWLIRDDAFAKQLELREKLITERTQAVHRLYTGCAPAARELYDWIMRLLPGYGYGMGELIRRPDGGLVRPDPDQPLLTLGRLVAEDLCLMVPGEGGEHILGGAILCFPAGWSLEQKFMRPMMRIHKPVEKYTEDIGRRVQRLLDGIRPGIGMMRGTAHHSNAPLHNPRTEEQGRAPDGDLPFIRVERQCLFRLPETGAVVFSIHTSVIREEDLSEEQRQSLDEFPIREAA from the coding sequence ATGAGCGAGATCTTACAGAAACATCTGGGCTTCGCGCCCTGGACCGACCCGCGCACGCGGCGCCTGCCGGGCACGGTTCCCGTCAGCGAGGCGGATTGGCTGATCCGCGACGATGCCTTCGCCAAGCAACTGGAATTGCGGGAAAAGCTGATCACCGAGCGTACACAGGCCGTACACCGGCTGTACACAGGTTGTGCACCGGCCGCGCGCGAACTTTACGACTGGATCATGCGTCTGCTGCCGGGCTACGGCTACGGAATGGGCGAGCTCATTCGCCGCCCCGATGGCGGGCTGGTCCGCCCGGACCCCGACCAGCCGCTGCTGACGCTGGGACGGCTGGTCGCGGAGGATCTGTGCCTGATGGTTCCGGGCGAGGGGGGCGAGCACATCCTGGGCGGCGCGATCCTGTGCTTTCCCGCGGGGTGGTCGCTCGAGCAGAAATTCATGCGCCCGATGATGCGCATCCACAAGCCGGTCGAGAAATATACCGAGGATATCGGCAGGCGGGTGCAGCGCCTTCTGGACGGCATCCGGCCCGGGATCGGCATGATGCGCGGGACGGCGCATCATTCGAACGCGCCGCTGCACAATCCCCGGACCGAGGAACAGGGCAGGGCACCCGATGGCGATCTGCCCTTTATCCGGGTCGAGCGCCAATGCCTGTTCCGTCTGCCGGAAACCGGAGCGGTGGTCTTTTCGATCCACACCTCGGTCATCCGCGAAGAGGATCTGAGCGAGGAGCAGCGCCAGTCTCTGGACGAATTCCCGATCCGCGAAGCCGCCTGA
- the purB gene encoding adenylosuccinate lyase, with the protein MIPRYSRPEMVAIWSPETKFKIWYEIEAHACDAQADLGVIPRENAEAVWKARDVEFDVARIDEIESVTKHDVIAFLTHLAEHIGSEQARFVHQGMTSSDVLDTTLNVQLVRAADILLADMDRVLAALKKRAYEHKDTVRIGRSHGIHAEPTTMGLTFARFYAEMDRGRTRLQAAREEVATGAISGAVGTFANIDPAVEEHVCAKLGLRPEPISTQVIPRDRHAMFFATLGVIASSIENIAIEIRHMQRTEVLEAEEFFSPGQKGSSAMPHKRNPVLTENLTGLARLVRMAVVPAMENVALWHERDISHSSVERGIGPDTTITLDFALNRLAGVIEKLVVYPENMLRNMNKFKGLVMSQRVLLALTQAGVSREDAYRLVQRNAMKVWEQGADFKTELLGDAEVTAALSPAEIEEKFDLGYHTKHVDTIFARVFGENGAH; encoded by the coding sequence ATGATCCCGCGTTATTCCCGCCCCGAAATGGTCGCCATCTGGTCGCCCGAAACCAAGTTCAAGATCTGGTACGAAATCGAGGCCCATGCCTGCGACGCACAGGCCGATCTGGGCGTGATCCCGCGCGAAAACGCCGAAGCGGTGTGGAAAGCGCGCGATGTCGAATTCGACGTGGCCCGCATCGACGAAATCGAATCCGTTACAAAACATGATGTTATCGCATTTCTGACGCATCTTGCCGAACATATCGGCTCGGAACAGGCGCGCTTCGTGCACCAGGGCATGACCTCCTCGGACGTGCTCGACACCACGCTGAACGTCCAGCTGGTGCGCGCCGCCGACATCCTGCTCGCGGACATGGACCGCGTGCTGGCCGCGCTGAAAAAGCGCGCCTATGAGCACAAGGACACCGTCCGCATCGGCCGCAGCCACGGCATCCACGCCGAGCCGACCACGATGGGCCTGACCTTCGCCCGCTTCTACGCCGAGATGGACAGGGGCCGCACCCGCCTGCAGGCCGCCCGCGAGGAAGTCGCGACCGGCGCGATCTCGGGCGCCGTCGGCACCTTCGCCAATATCGACCCGGCAGTCGAAGAGCATGTCTGCGCGAAACTCGGCCTTCGCCCCGAACCGATCTCGACCCAGGTCATCCCGCGCGACCGCCACGCCATGTTCTTCGCGACACTGGGCGTCATCGCCTCGTCGATCGAGAACATCGCGATCGAGATTCGCCACATGCAGCGTACCGAAGTTCTTGAAGCCGAAGAGTTTTTCTCGCCCGGCCAAAAAGGCTCCTCGGCCATGCCGCACAAGCGCAACCCCGTCCTGACCGAGAACCTGACCGGCCTCGCCCGCCTCGTCCGCATGGCCGTCGTGCCCGCGATGGAGAACGTGGCGCTCTGGCACGAGCGCGACATCTCGCACAGCTCGGTCGAGCGCGGCATCGGCCCCGACACCACCATCACGCTGGATTTCGCGCTGAACCGTCTGGCTGGCGTCATCGAGAAACTCGTCGTCTATCCCGAGAACATGCTCAGGAACATGAACAAGTTCAAAGGTCTGGTCATGTCGCAGCGGGTGCTGCTGGCACTGACCCAAGCCGGCGTCTCGCGCGAGGATGCCTATCGTCTCGTGCAGCGCAACGCGATGAAGGTCTGGGAACAGGGCGCCGACTTCAAGACCGAGCTTCTGGGCGACGCCGAGGTGACCGCCGCGCTGTCCCCCGCCGAGATCGAAGAGAAATTCGACCTTGGCTATCATACCAAGCATGTCGACACGATTTTTGCCCGCGTCTTCGGCGAAAACGGCGCGCATTAA
- the glnA gene encoding type I glutamate--ammonia ligase has product MKVKDVLDLMKEEDVEYVDVRFTDPKGKLQHVTLVADLVDEDFFEEGFMFDGSSIAGWKSIDQSDMKLIPDASSAYIDPFYAEKTLCVHCNVVEPDTGEAYSRDPRGTALKAEAYLKSSGIGDVSYFGPEAEFFLFDDVKYSITPQKVAFEIDAVDAAWNTDTAYEDGNLAHRAAHKGGYFPVNPVDAAQDIRGEMLSTMKRMGIKVDKHHHEVATAQHELGMIFGGLTEQADNIQKYKYVIHNVAAAYGKSATFMPKPMKGDNGSGMHVNMSIWKDGKPLFAGDKYADLSQEALWFIGGILKHAKALNALTNPSTNSYKRLIPGFEAPVLRAYSARNRSGCVRIPWTESPKAKRVEARFPDPAANPYLAFAALLMAGLDGIKNKIDPGPASDKDLYDLPPEELAEIPTVCGSLREALEELEKDMDFLLAGDVFTRDQLEGYIKLKWEEVYAYEHTPHPIEYAMYYSV; this is encoded by the coding sequence ATGAAAGTCAAGGACGTACTGGATCTGATGAAGGAGGAAGACGTCGAATACGTCGATGTCCGCTTCACCGATCCCAAGGGCAAGCTGCAGCACGTGACCCTGGTTGCCGACCTGGTCGACGAGGACTTCTTCGAAGAAGGCTTCATGTTCGACGGTTCCTCGATCGCCGGCTGGAAGTCGATCGACCAGTCCGACATGAAGCTGATCCCGGATGCGTCGTCGGCTTACATCGACCCGTTCTATGCCGAAAAGACCCTCTGCGTGCATTGCAACGTCGTCGAGCCCGACACCGGCGAGGCCTATTCGCGTGACCCGCGCGGCACCGCCCTGAAAGCCGAGGCCTATCTGAAATCCTCGGGCATCGGCGATGTCTCCTATTTCGGGCCGGAAGCCGAATTCTTCCTGTTCGACGATGTGAAATATTCGATCACGCCCCAGAAGGTCGCCTTCGAGATCGACGCCGTCGACGCCGCCTGGAACACCGACACCGCCTATGAAGACGGCAACCTGGCGCACCGCGCGGCCCATAAGGGCGGCTATTTCCCGGTGAACCCGGTCGATGCGGCCCAGGACATCCGCGGCGAGATGCTCTCGACCATGAAGCGCATGGGCATCAAGGTCGACAAGCACCACCACGAGGTCGCGACCGCGCAGCACGAGTTGGGGATGATCTTCGGCGGGCTGACCGAGCAGGCCGACAACATCCAGAAATACAAATACGTCATCCACAACGTGGCGGCCGCCTACGGCAAATCGGCAACCTTCATGCCGAAGCCGATGAAGGGCGACAACGGCTCGGGCATGCACGTCAACATGTCGATCTGGAAAGACGGCAAGCCGCTCTTTGCAGGCGACAAATATGCCGACCTGTCGCAAGAGGCCCTGTGGTTCATCGGCGGCATCCTGAAGCACGCCAAGGCGCTGAACGCGCTGACCAACCCCTCGACCAACAGCTACAAGCGCCTGATCCCGGGCTTCGAGGCTCCGGTTCTGCGCGCCTACTCGGCCCGCAACCGCTCGGGCTGCGTCCGTATTCCGTGGACCGAGTCGCCGAAAGCCAAGCGCGTCGAGGCTCGTTTCCCCGATCCGGCCGCGAACCCCTACCTGGCTTTCGCAGCCCTGCTGATGGCCGGCCTTGACGGCATCAAGAACAAGATCGATCCGGGCCCGGCTTCGGACAAGGACCTTTACGATCTGCCGCCGGAAGAACTGGCCGAGATCCCGACCGTCTGCGGCTCGCTGCGCGAGGCTCTGGAAGAGCTTGAAAAGGACATGGACTTCCTGCTGGCCGGTGACGTGTTCACCCGCGACCAGCTTGAAGGCTACATCAAGCTGAAGTGGGAAGAGGTTTACGCCTACGAGCACACCCCCCACCCGATCGAATACGCAATGTACTATTCGGTCTAA
- the gap gene encoding type I glyceraldehyde-3-phosphate dehydrogenase: protein MAVKVAINGFGRIGRNVLRAIIESGRTDIEVVAINDLGPVETNAHLLRYDSVHGRFPAKVTTTEDTIDVGRGPIKVTAIRNPAELPWGDVDVIMECTGIFTSKEKVQPHLSTGAKRVLISAPGDNADKTIVFGVNHETLTKDDIVVSNASCTTNCLSPVAKVLNDTIGIARGFMTTIHSYTGDQPTLDTMHKDLYRARAAALSMIPTSTGAAKAVGLVLPELKGRLDGVAIRVPTPNVSVVDLTFEAARDTSVEEINNAIRAAANGPLKGILGYTDEPLVSTDFNHDPHSSVFHMDQTKVMEGKLCRILTWYDNEWGFSNRMSDTAVAMGKLI, encoded by the coding sequence ATGGCTGTAAAGGTGGCAATCAACGGTTTTGGCCGTATCGGCCGGAACGTGCTGCGCGCGATCATTGAATCGGGTCGTACCGATATCGAGGTCGTCGCGATCAACGATCTCGGCCCGGTCGAGACCAACGCCCATCTGCTGCGCTACGATTCGGTCCATGGCCGCTTCCCGGCCAAGGTGACGACCACCGAGGACACGATCGACGTTGGCCGTGGCCCGATCAAGGTCACCGCGATCCGCAACCCGGCCGAACTGCCCTGGGGTGACGTTGACGTCATCATGGAATGCACCGGCATCTTCACCTCGAAGGAAAAGGTCCAGCCGCACCTTTCGACCGGCGCGAAGCGCGTGCTGATCTCGGCCCCCGGTGACAATGCCGACAAGACCATCGTCTTCGGCGTCAACCACGAGACGCTGACCAAGGACGACATCGTCGTCTCGAACGCCAGCTGCACCACCAACTGCCTTTCCCCCGTGGCCAAGGTGCTGAACGACACGATCGGGATTGCCCGTGGTTTCATGACCACGATCCACAGCTATACCGGCGACCAGCCGACGCTCGACACGATGCACAAGGACCTGTATCGCGCCCGCGCCGCGGCCCTGTCGATGATCCCGACCTCGACCGGTGCTGCCAAGGCCGTGGGCCTCGTGCTGCCGGAACTCAAGGGCCGCCTCGACGGCGTCGCGATCCGCGTGCCGACCCCGAACGTCTCGGTCGTCGACCTGACTTTTGAGGCCGCCCGCGACACCTCGGTCGAGGAAATCAACAATGCGATCCGCGCAGCCGCGAATGGCCCGCTGAAAGGCATCCTTGGCTATACGGACGAACCGCTGGTTTCGACCGACTTCAACCACGACCCGCACAGCTCGGTCTTCCACATGGACCAGACCAAGGTCATGGAAGGCAAGCTCTGCCGCATCCTGACCTGGTACGACAACGAATGGGGCTTCTCGAACCGCATGTCGGATACCGCCGTCGCGATGGGCAAGCTGATCTGA
- a CDS encoding antibiotic ABC transporter translates to MASRKLDPFTIGNPMLLWQQMARIAWESQMVIAMRTAGMMGLVRQDATEPTRMVVEKANAASEAMFAALQAAGRGDRADRVVAAALRPYRRRTKANVRRLSNKK, encoded by the coding sequence ATGGCGTCTCGCAAGTTAGACCCGTTCACGATCGGCAACCCGATGCTGCTTTGGCAGCAGATGGCCCGGATCGCATGGGAATCCCAGATGGTGATCGCAATGCGCACGGCCGGCATGATGGGCCTGGTGCGTCAGGACGCCACCGAACCGACCAGGATGGTGGTCGAGAAAGCCAATGCGGCCTCAGAGGCAATGTTCGCAGCGCTTCAAGCCGCGGGCCGCGGAGATCGGGCCGATCGGGTCGTGGCGGCGGCGCTGCGCCCCTATCGTCGGCGCACAAAGGCGAATGTTCGGCGCCTGTCGAACAAGAAATAG